The Actinomadura sp. WMMB 499 genome includes a window with the following:
- a CDS encoding class I SAM-dependent methyltransferase: MDVPVAQRDRAGLEFLGSLQHHTGGVLQPAAGRRYAELVADPPPDLPGRRRSVAENLGEHGPWLLDRLLTRYVAEEIYVRAIPAAEHARAGIEEWLDVPADAPGSLALDPSLVPPAYYREGFHLTTGGWDGHDLMGVVIHDLGYRYVLMPGGVGAVRAGENLMDQRTQVALEAPRRDYRRILEPGCGNGRFASVLSREFPDARYVGVELSRTQLEYARARCVHEGDAWELVQAAAEDTGLPDASVDLVAVFTLFHETPPKATEAILAELFRVLEPGGDLVIGDIAPVERNDAFRSAVLDWETDHRGEPFMRSYLQLDLPALVKQAGFGDVEAYGLGAGDYPWVVRARKER; encoded by the coding sequence ATGGACGTCCCCGTGGCGCAGCGCGACCGCGCCGGACTGGAGTTCCTCGGCTCTCTGCAGCACCACACCGGAGGGGTCCTCCAGCCGGCGGCGGGCAGGCGCTACGCCGAACTCGTCGCCGACCCGCCGCCCGATCTGCCGGGACGGCGCCGCTCGGTGGCCGAGAACCTGGGCGAGCACGGCCCGTGGCTGCTCGACCGGCTGCTCACCCGCTACGTCGCGGAGGAGATCTACGTCCGGGCGATCCCCGCCGCCGAGCACGCCCGGGCCGGCATCGAGGAATGGCTGGACGTCCCCGCGGACGCCCCCGGCTCGCTGGCCCTGGACCCCTCGCTCGTCCCGCCCGCCTACTACCGCGAGGGCTTCCACCTCACCACCGGCGGCTGGGACGGGCACGACCTCATGGGCGTCGTCATCCACGACCTCGGCTACCGGTACGTGCTCATGCCGGGCGGCGTCGGCGCCGTCCGCGCGGGCGAGAACCTGATGGACCAGCGCACCCAGGTCGCCCTGGAGGCGCCGCGGCGCGACTACCGCCGGATCCTCGAGCCGGGCTGCGGCAACGGACGCTTCGCGTCGGTCCTGTCCAGGGAGTTCCCGGACGCCCGGTACGTCGGCGTCGAGCTGTCGCGGACGCAGCTGGAGTACGCGCGGGCGCGCTGCGTGCACGAGGGCGACGCGTGGGAGCTGGTCCAGGCGGCCGCCGAGGACACCGGGCTGCCGGATGCCTCGGTCGACCTGGTCGCGGTCTTCACGCTCTTCCACGAGACGCCGCCGAAGGCCACCGAGGCGATCCTCGCGGAGCTGTTCCGGGTGCTGGAGCCCGGCGGGGACCTGGTCATCGGCGACATCGCGCCGGTCGAGCGCAACGACGCCTTCCGGTCCGCCGTCCTGGACTGGGAGACCGACCACCGCGGCGAGCCGTTCATGCGGTCCTACCTGCAACTCGATCTGCCGGCCCTGGTGAAGCAGGCCGGTTTCGGCGACGTCGAGGCGTACGGCCTCGGCGCGGGCGACTACCCGTGGGTCGTGCGGGCCCGGAAGGAGCGGTGA
- a CDS encoding class I SAM-dependent methyltransferase has translation MPTAANPPAGPPVPDGMNPAVVLAQRGRAELEFLAAARASLAPLRARVRDRVEASPAAAGWERDGAADIARLRAEVAAELDGMPEQAVIGAALRWGRRTLTPRAEDAFAERRDVLTGLAAAPDPGAIADRGDAAVPRYWKYEFHGTRGGWDGHEHMGFVHHELVYRHLLVPAYGDIFAQRAKVAGAAPRDRYRAICDLGCGTGQYTLKLAERYPDARITGVDLSAASLRYAQRRAADRGLRWDLLRAPAEDTGLPAGGHDLVTSFILLHEMPPHAVAKAFAEAHRLLRPGGDLVFSDVAPYRRRGAHQAWLDDWDAEHGHEPWWRPAAQADLVAVAEAAGFGDVRQVALGPGSYPWVTIARKPGAEHLREGGAS, from the coding sequence GTGCCGACCGCAGCGAACCCGCCGGCCGGCCCGCCCGTGCCGGACGGCATGAATCCCGCGGTCGTCCTGGCGCAGCGCGGCCGGGCGGAACTGGAGTTCCTCGCGGCGGCCCGCGCGTCGCTGGCGCCGCTGCGCGCCCGCGTCCGCGACCGGGTCGAGGCGTCCCCGGCGGCCGCCGGATGGGAGCGGGACGGCGCCGCCGACATCGCCCGCCTGCGCGCGGAAGTGGCGGCGGAACTGGACGGCATGCCCGAGCAGGCCGTCATCGGCGCCGCACTGCGCTGGGGCAGGCGGACGCTCACGCCGCGCGCCGAGGACGCCTTCGCCGAGCGGCGCGACGTCCTCACCGGCCTGGCCGCCGCGCCGGACCCCGGCGCGATCGCCGACCGCGGCGACGCGGCCGTCCCGCGCTACTGGAAGTACGAGTTCCACGGGACGCGCGGCGGATGGGACGGCCACGAGCACATGGGGTTCGTCCACCACGAGCTCGTCTACCGCCACCTGCTGGTGCCCGCGTACGGCGACATCTTCGCGCAGCGCGCGAAGGTCGCCGGCGCGGCGCCGCGGGACCGCTACCGGGCGATCTGCGATCTGGGCTGCGGGACGGGCCAGTACACGCTCAAGCTCGCCGAACGGTACCCGGACGCGCGGATCACCGGGGTGGACCTGTCGGCCGCGTCCCTGCGCTACGCCCAGCGGCGGGCCGCCGACCGGGGGCTGCGCTGGGACCTGCTGCGGGCCCCCGCCGAGGACACCGGCCTGCCCGCCGGCGGCCACGACCTGGTGACGTCCTTCATCCTGCTGCACGAGATGCCGCCGCACGCCGTCGCGAAGGCGTTCGCCGAGGCGCACCGGCTGCTGCGGCCGGGCGGCGACCTGGTGTTCTCCGACGTGGCCCCGTACCGGCGGCGCGGCGCCCACCAGGCCTGGCTGGACGACTGGGACGCCGAGCACGGGCACGAGCCGTGGTGGCGCCCCGCCGCGCAGGCCGACCTGGTGGCCGTGGCGGAGGCCGCCGGGTTCGGCGACGTCCGGCAGGTGGCGCTCGGACCCGGCTCCTACCCGTGGGTGACGATCGCCCGCAAGCCCGGCGCGGAGCACCTTCGGGAAGGCGGGGCGTCGTGA
- a CDS encoding NAD(P)/FAD-dependent oxidoreductase, translated as MLVGQNDPPRDTEADVAIVGFGPVGATAALALARAGLRVTVLEEAGAEAAEREDLSESRASTFHPPTLEILDDLGVADELHEAGLVADTYQYRDRADGLVAHFDLACLKDDTRFPYRLQSEQRNLVRIIGRRLAGVPNVRLVHGARVTSIDPGDAVGDAPGSGATGSRATVTVDGGARFRARWVIAADGAHSTVRRGLGIAFPGITYPERFLVVSTTDDFAELLPGIGAVNYISDPREWLVLLRTPLHWRALFPIPESEADGGALEPAAIQRRLQGVAPLDRGYAIAHARIYRVHQRIAERFRDGRVLLAGDAAHINNPLGGLGMNSGIHDAAAAAAAIVAAERGDPGPAGAYAKARRDVAHGYVRAVTHENWESLQEEDPEERRRQADHMRRTAADPALARAHLLRSSMLAAGEPERAAG; from the coding sequence GTGCTTGTCGGCCAGAACGATCCGCCGCGCGACACCGAGGCCGATGTCGCGATCGTCGGATTCGGCCCCGTGGGCGCCACCGCGGCGCTCGCCCTCGCCCGTGCCGGGCTGCGGGTCACGGTCCTCGAGGAGGCCGGGGCGGAGGCGGCGGAGCGGGAGGACCTGAGCGAGTCCCGCGCCTCCACGTTCCACCCTCCGACCCTGGAGATCCTCGACGACCTGGGCGTGGCGGACGAACTGCACGAGGCCGGGCTCGTCGCCGACACCTACCAGTACCGGGACCGCGCCGACGGGCTCGTCGCGCACTTCGACCTGGCCTGCCTCAAGGACGACACACGCTTCCCCTACCGGCTGCAGAGCGAGCAGCGGAACCTCGTCCGCATCATCGGCCGCCGCCTCGCCGGCGTCCCGAACGTGCGGCTCGTGCACGGCGCCCGCGTGACGTCCATCGACCCTGGGGACGCCGTCGGGGACGCTCCGGGGAGCGGAGCGACCGGTTCCCGTGCGACGGTCACCGTGGACGGCGGCGCCCGGTTCCGCGCCCGGTGGGTGATCGCCGCGGACGGGGCGCACAGCACCGTCCGCCGCGGTCTCGGCATCGCGTTCCCCGGCATCACCTACCCCGAACGCTTCCTCGTCGTCTCCACCACCGACGACTTCGCCGAGCTGCTGCCGGGCATCGGCGCGGTCAACTACATCTCCGACCCCCGCGAGTGGCTCGTGCTGTTGCGCACCCCGCTGCACTGGCGCGCGCTGTTCCCGATCCCGGAGTCGGAGGCGGACGGCGGCGCCCTCGAACCCGCCGCGATTCAGCGGCGGCTGCAAGGAGTCGCCCCCCTGGACCGCGGCTACGCGATCGCGCACGCCCGCATCTACCGGGTGCACCAGCGGATCGCCGAACGCTTCCGGGACGGGCGGGTCCTGCTCGCGGGGGACGCGGCCCACATCAACAACCCGCTCGGCGGACTCGGCATGAACAGCGGCATCCACGACGCCGCCGCGGCCGCGGCCGCCATCGTCGCCGCCGAGCGCGGAGACCCCGGCCCCGCCGGCGCCTACGCGAAGGCCCGCCGGGACGTCGCGCACGGCTACGTGCGCGCCGTCACCCACGAGAACTGGGAGTCCCTCCAGGAGGAGGACCCCGAGGAGCGGCGCAGGCAGGCCGACCACATGCGCCGCACCGCGGCCGACCCGGCCCTCGCCCGCGCCCACCTGCTGCGCAGCTCGATGCTCGCGGCGGGCGAACCCGAGCGCGCCGCCGGCTGA
- a CDS encoding ABC transporter ATP-binding protein gives MIGGSRSRAAAPGAAAGTAGTAGAVATVKAAERPALGMRDVSVSLPAARGELRILRGVTFTVGRGEIVAVAGESGSGKSTAILAALRLLPPGARVSGSIECAGADVLGMPRRELRRLRARRARIIFQDPWRALHPMKRIGAQLVESARTADPDLTAADARRLAERTLERVGIPAAAARMRSHPHEISGGQAQRIVIAMALVARPDVLFCDEPTTALDVTTQAQVLELLRDLNRELGISIVIATHDLEVIADIAGRIVVMYAGRVMEEGPTARVLAEPRHPYTYALLRAAPGLAGEGRLHAIAGRPPAPSEEPPGCAFADRCPAVHDACTTVRPEPRSILPGRVVACIRAEGYESDPMGERR, from the coding sequence GTGATCGGCGGGTCGCGGTCCCGCGCGGCCGCCCCGGGCGCGGCCGCCGGCACCGCCGGCACCGCCGGGGCCGTCGCCACCGTCAAGGCGGCCGAGCGGCCCGCCCTGGGCATGCGGGACGTGTCGGTGTCGCTCCCCGCGGCGCGCGGCGAACTGCGGATCCTGCGCGGGGTGACGTTCACGGTCGGCCGCGGCGAGATCGTCGCGGTCGCGGGCGAGTCCGGTTCGGGCAAGTCCACCGCGATCCTGGCGGCGCTGCGGCTGCTGCCGCCCGGGGCCCGGGTGAGCGGTTCGATCGAGTGCGCGGGCGCGGACGTCCTCGGGATGCCCCGGCGCGAGCTGCGGCGGCTGCGGGCGCGCCGGGCCCGGATCATCTTCCAGGACCCGTGGCGGGCGCTGCATCCGATGAAGCGGATCGGCGCGCAGCTCGTCGAGTCGGCACGGACCGCCGACCCGGACCTGACGGCCGCCGACGCCCGCCGGCTCGCCGAGCGGACCCTCGAACGCGTCGGCATCCCCGCCGCCGCGGCGCGGATGCGCAGCCACCCGCACGAGATCTCCGGGGGGCAGGCGCAGCGGATCGTCATCGCGATGGCGCTGGTCGCCCGGCCGGACGTGCTGTTCTGCGACGAGCCGACGACCGCGCTGGACGTCACGACGCAGGCGCAGGTCCTGGAACTGCTGCGCGACCTCAACCGTGAACTCGGGATCTCCATCGTGATCGCCACGCACGACCTGGAGGTGATCGCCGACATCGCCGGCCGGATCGTCGTGATGTACGCGGGCCGGGTGATGGAGGAGGGGCCGACCGCGCGCGTCCTGGCCGAGCCCCGCCACCCCTACACCTACGCCCTGCTGCGCGCGGCGCCCGGCCTCGCCGGGGAGGGGCGGCTGCACGCCATCGCGGGCCGCCCGCCGGCACCGTCGGAGGAACCGCCCGGCTGCGCGTTCGCCGACCGCTGCCCGGCCGTCCACGACGCGTGCACGACCGTCCGTCCGGAGCCCAGGAGCATCCTGCCCGGACGCGTGGTGGCGTGCATCCGGGCGGAGGGCTACGAATCCGACCCGATGGGGGAGCGCCGGTGA
- a CDS encoding ABC transporter substrate-binding protein: MGQSPVFKNGPALDRRSFLRAGIALGGAVAGGSLLGACGGPGSGSGSARKGLTIGTVVVDDTLNPMQEQYTTFQFNAFDALVRRLRGATEATPRLASEWTRRSDTVWRFRLRSGATFHNGAPVTADDVVFSFTEVLREQYPLATVISTIKEVRKVDATTVEIETGKPDPLLLNRVGQIFIVPQKEWTRKGPDGFAAAPVGSGPFTITNFAVDSGIEFTAFDGFWGDKPKSSQVTLRYFSDPGAMASALQAGQIDAAQNLGAESIKTLANRDDLTVATDFSGNQNMFQLNTTKAPFDDVRVRQAAIKAVDARALIDTITYGSGVLEDGQLPVKGVFGHTPDITRPAYDLDGAKSLLRSAGAEGAEIEIFGMSLYKKLYEAIGAQLEQAGFRPKINAVEVPIWVKTFRAGSDADIFYRGASYTGIFDADRPYAHVSSSKKPFVKDAEWDALMEAQSTELDEGRREQKLIDCGRHLLDESYVLYTYGAPTVGGHRTGVSGFDNRNGLMLLLDGVTKQGG; encoded by the coding sequence GTGGGCCAGAGTCCCGTGTTCAAGAACGGACCCGCGCTCGACCGCCGGAGCTTTCTGCGCGCGGGAATCGCCCTCGGCGGCGCGGTGGCGGGCGGCAGCCTGCTCGGCGCCTGCGGAGGCCCGGGATCCGGTTCGGGGAGCGCGCGCAAGGGCTTGACGATCGGCACGGTCGTCGTCGACGACACGCTGAACCCGATGCAGGAGCAGTACACGACCTTCCAGTTCAACGCGTTCGACGCGCTCGTCCGGCGGCTGCGCGGCGCCACCGAGGCGACGCCGCGGCTGGCGAGCGAGTGGACGCGCCGGAGCGACACCGTGTGGCGGTTCAGGCTCCGGTCGGGGGCCACGTTCCACAACGGCGCGCCCGTCACGGCCGACGACGTGGTGTTCAGCTTCACCGAGGTGCTCCGCGAGCAGTACCCGCTCGCCACCGTGATCTCCACGATCAAGGAGGTCCGCAAGGTGGACGCGACGACCGTCGAGATCGAGACCGGGAAGCCGGATCCGCTGCTGCTGAACCGCGTCGGCCAGATCTTCATCGTCCCGCAGAAGGAATGGACGCGGAAGGGGCCGGACGGGTTCGCCGCGGCGCCCGTCGGCTCGGGCCCGTTCACGATCACGAACTTCGCCGTCGACAGCGGCATCGAGTTCACCGCGTTCGACGGGTTCTGGGGCGACAAGCCGAAGTCGTCGCAGGTCACGCTGCGCTACTTCAGCGACCCGGGCGCGATGGCGTCGGCGCTGCAGGCCGGGCAGATCGACGCGGCGCAGAACCTCGGCGCCGAATCGATCAAGACGCTGGCGAACCGGGACGACCTGACGGTGGCCACCGACTTCAGCGGCAACCAGAACATGTTCCAGCTCAACACGACGAAGGCGCCCTTCGACGACGTCCGCGTGCGGCAGGCGGCGATCAAGGCCGTCGACGCGCGGGCGCTGATCGACACGATCACCTACGGCTCGGGCGTGCTGGAGGACGGGCAGCTCCCGGTGAAGGGCGTCTTCGGCCACACGCCCGACATCACCCGCCCCGCGTACGACCTGGACGGGGCCAAGAGCCTGCTGAGATCGGCCGGTGCGGAGGGCGCCGAGATCGAGATCTTCGGCATGTCCCTCTACAAGAAGCTGTACGAGGCGATCGGCGCCCAGCTCGAGCAGGCGGGCTTCCGCCCGAAGATCAACGCGGTGGAGGTGCCGATCTGGGTGAAGACGTTCCGCGCCGGCTCCGACGCCGACATCTTCTACCGGGGCGCGTCCTACACCGGCATCTTCGACGCCGACCGCCCGTACGCGCACGTCTCCTCCTCCAAGAAGCCGTTCGTCAAGGACGCCGAGTGGGACGCGCTGATGGAGGCGCAGAGCACCGAGCTGGACGAGGGCAGGCGCGAGCAGAAGCTGATCGACTGCGGGCGGCACCTGCTCGACGAGTCCTACGTCCTGTACACCTACGGCGCGCCCACGGTCGGCGGGCACCGCACGGGCGTCTCCGGCTTCGACAACCGCAACGGCCTGATGCTGCTGCTCGACGGCGTGACCAAGCAGGGAGGCTGA
- a CDS encoding ABC transporter ATP-binding protein, with the protein MTAEESVARVTGLVKDYRVPGGRTLRAVDGVSLAVGRGETLGLVGESGSGKSTFARMLIRLERPTAGTIEFEGADITRARGAELRRRVRRRMAMVFQSSSTSLNPYQRIGDAVAEPLRSHRVGDGASRRAAATAMMERVGLDPAFAGRYPHELSGGQRQRVGIARALMLDPSLIVADEPTASLDVSVQAQVVNLLQDLQRDLGLSYLFITHDLGLVRHLSHRVAVMYLGRLMEVGDTARVFAEPAHPYSATLVSMRRDTEHRIVPAGEIPSPIDRPSGCVFRTRCPIARDRCATEAPPLAEIAPGRRAACHFPGELGVGGADVHVHAPAAPPLVAPALSQKGG; encoded by the coding sequence GTGACCGCCGAGGAGAGCGTGGCCCGGGTCACCGGGCTCGTGAAGGACTACCGCGTGCCGGGCGGCCGGACGCTGCGCGCCGTGGACGGGGTGTCCCTGGCGGTCGGGCGCGGCGAGACGCTCGGCCTGGTCGGCGAGTCCGGCAGCGGGAAGTCGACGTTCGCGCGGATGCTGATCCGCCTGGAGCGGCCCACCGCCGGGACGATCGAGTTCGAGGGCGCCGACATCACCCGGGCGCGCGGAGCCGAGCTGCGCCGCCGGGTCCGGCGGCGGATGGCGATGGTCTTCCAGAGCTCCTCGACCTCGCTGAACCCGTACCAGCGGATCGGGGACGCCGTGGCCGAGCCGCTGCGCTCGCACCGGGTCGGGGACGGCGCGTCCCGCCGGGCGGCCGCGACCGCGATGATGGAACGCGTCGGGCTCGACCCGGCGTTCGCGGGCCGGTACCCGCACGAGCTGTCCGGCGGGCAGCGCCAGCGGGTCGGCATCGCGCGGGCGCTGATGCTCGACCCGTCCCTGATCGTCGCGGACGAGCCGACCGCCTCGCTGGACGTCTCCGTCCAGGCGCAGGTCGTCAACCTGCTGCAGGACCTGCAGCGCGACCTCGGGCTGTCGTACCTGTTCATCACGCACGACCTCGGGCTCGTCCGGCATCTCAGCCATCGCGTCGCCGTCATGTACCTGGGACGGCTGATGGAGGTCGGCGACACCGCGCGGGTGTTCGCCGAACCGGCCCACCCGTACTCGGCGACGCTGGTGTCGATGCGCCGGGACACCGAGCACCGGATCGTCCCGGCGGGGGAGATCCCGTCGCCGATCGACCGGCCCTCGGGCTGCGTGTTCCGGACCCGCTGCCCGATCGCGCGGGACCGCTGCGCCACCGAGGCCCCGCCGCTGGCGGAGATCGCGCCCGGACGCCGCGCGGCCTGCCACTTCCCCGGCGAGCTCGGTGTCGGCGGCGCCGACGTCCACGTCCACGCGCCGGCGGCGCCGCCGCTGGTCGCCCCGGCCCTCTCACAGAAAGGCGGTTGA